TCGATGGTAATCTCAGACGCTTGAGGGGAGCGATAATCAAGCTCATCGTTCAGAGTGGCATTTACAAAGAAGAGATCGATCTTGCTTTTGCCAGGCAAATAATCGGTTCTTTTCAGACCGATAGCCCAAGAGTAAGGGCTTTGACCGAGGTAGATCATCTCATTAAAGCTGTCGAAAAAGTGATGGGGGTTACTAGAGAAGAGATCATGGGTGTTTCGAGAACTAAGAACGTGGTAAAAGCGCGACAGCTGTTCATTTATATTTTAAAACAAGAGTATGGAAAAACCGTGCAGGAAATAGCCCAACTCACTGGCAAAAAGCACTCCACGGTGATACATTCGATAAAGAAAATAAGCAACAGTGTACTCAGAGACAATAAATATATTAAAGACCTCATTTCTGAAATAAACAACACAGTAGCTACAGATTTTGCAGCCAGCTGATTTCATCTTTTTGCTTTCTTGTCATCAGTTCTTCTATGGCGATACGAGGATCCTTCTCTTCGTAAATTACTCTATAAACTTCGATGGAAATAGGCAGTTCCACATTCAATCGTTTTGAAAGTTCGAAGATAGCTTTGCACGTTGGAACACCTTCAGCAACTGTTTTTTTGTTTTTTAGAATTTCTTCGATTTTCTTTCCTTTGGCGAGTTCCTCTCCAACGGCTCTGTTTCTACTGTATTTGCCTGTACAGGTAACGATGAGATCACCGATGCCAGCCAGACCTCCAAAAGTCCCGGGTTTTGCCCCCAAACGGCTTCCGAGCCTGATGAACTCAACGGTGGCCCTGGTTATCAGAGAAGCTTTAGTGTTATACCAGCCTCCCAGACCATCAATGATTCCTGCTGCTATGGCTATTACATTCTTGAGCGCCCCAGAGATCTCGACACCCACAAGATCGTCACTGCTGTAAACACGAAAATAATTCGTTCTGAAAATGTCTCGTACGAATCTCGCGTCTTGGATATTTTCAGCGGCTGAAACAACGGTTGTCGGGATTTCTCTCGCGACTTCGTCAGCATAGCTCGGACCTGAAATAGTCACGACTCGAAAAGTTCCCAGCTCTTTGAAGATTTCTGAAGGTCTCTTCAATGAAACCAACTCTATTCCCTTTGACAGGTTAACAACCGTCTTATCTTCGAGGTTAAGTCTACCGAACACACTTCTTATATACTGAACTGGAACAGCATTGAACAACAGGTTTGAAAATTCAAAGCACTCATGAATATCCCCGGTGAACCTTATCCCCTCAGGTAAGGTTAAATCCTCTATATAGTAGGACCTACGTTGTTCATTGAGCAGCTCCAGAAGCTCCTTTTCCCGAACCCAGAGTAAAACTTCGTGACCGCTATCAGAAAGTACTTTGGACATTGCTGTTCCCCAACTACCAGCTCCTATAACAGAGATCTTCATGTCACTCCCCCTTTTTGAGGATTTCCGCCAGACCGTAAACAGCACGCTTCACAGCCTTTGTTCTGTACGGAAGACCGTGACCATTTAGTCTTACAATCCACGCATCCTTTTTGGACTTTCTTTTAACCTCAATGTAGAACTTCTGTTCAAAATCTCCATCAACGGCTATGGTTTCAACTAGATATCGCTCATTGAACAGATCGAGGTAGATATTTTTGTAAATATAGGTTGTTCCATTTTCACTAAAGCGTTCGTTTATTATTTTTTTGAGATTATCTATGTCAATTACGCCACCAATCCAGCTATGAGGCATTTCCTCACCTCCAGTAATTTTCTCGATATTTGGTGTCATAACTTTTACACCATACACCCGAAAGATATCACGATTTTCCTTTTTCCATTTTTGTTCATAACGCGTATTTACACCCATTTGGGGATTCTTTACTAATTCGATATCTTTGAAACAGCCTGTCGCTTCCGCGCTTCGTTTAAAATCCATAGCGAAATTATCGTCATCGGTATAGAGCTGGAAAAAGCCATCTTTCTTCAATATAGCAGCAATGCTGGTGAGAAATTCCCTATCATTCAGACGTTTGCGTGCATGACTCTTCTTCGGCCAGGGACAGGGGAAATTCATGTAAAAACCAGAAAAACTTTCCCTGGAAAACAGTTCTCTCACTCCAAACCGTGCATCAACCAGCGCCACGCGAACGTTTTCAAGCCCTTTCTTATAGAGCTGCTTTTGTACTTTGACCAGGGAAATAAGCGAGAGTTCAAGGCCGAAAAAGTTGTATTCTGGGTGATTTTCGGCCATTTCTACCAGAAACTCACCGTTCCCAAAACCCACTTCTAAAAACAATTCTCTATCTTTTCCGAATATGTTCTTTGTATCAACAGGAAGGCTCATTGATGCCGGGTCTATGAAGTATTTGAGAGTATCTACATTCACATTCATGTCCATCATCCTCCACTATTTTTCTTAGGTATGATAGCATGTCCCTTTCTGCAGCACTATGACAGCGGAATTAAAAAATCCTTTAGTAGAACTTGACCAGATATGATGCATTTCTCCCTTAAAGGACCAGAAAAAGGGTGATATAATACATTAAAATCGGAGGTGAAAACATGGACATAGAGCCCTCCATGTTGAAGGTTCTCTTCACGAAGGAGGAAATTATTGAAACTGTCAAAAGACTTGCAAAGGAAATAACGGAATATTATGCTCCACTAACCGACGAAATCACAGCTGTATGTATCCTGAAAGGTTCCGTTCACTTTTACAGTGATCTTCTTAAAGAACTCGACTTGAAAGTTAGATACAACTTTGTTCACGTCTCGAGTTACTCCGGGACAACCACAACGGGCAAAGTACGGGTCAAAACGTGGGTGGATGAGTCATTGACAGGAAAGTATGTCCTGCTTGTGGAGGACATAGTTGACACTGGAAATACGCTTCGATACATTATAAACTACATTTGGAAACAGCGGCCTGCGGATGTGAAGCTCGTTTCTCTTCTCGAAAAGACAGTTCATGAGCATGGTGTGGAGATCGATTTTGTTGGTCAAAAAATCGACGATAAGTTTGTCATTGGTTATGGGCTTGATTATGACGAATTCTACAGAAATCTTCCCTACATCGGTTATGTACCGAAGAAAGAAGGGTAATTCAATAATATTAGGCATTTCGTTGCTTATGCTGCTACTTCTTGCGCTCATGAGCACATATTCTTTAAGCCTGGTGAGAGAGGCGAGTATTGTTTTACATCTCAGACTGGAGAATACTCTAAAGTATATTACTGTTGAGTCAGCGTTGAAAGTACTGGCATTCTCCAGAGATCATCAGAAACCTGTGGAACTGGAATTAAACGGATATTTACTGAAAACTTATAAAGACGGAAATAAATGGTACATCAAGATTGAAAAGGATGGAATCAGGGAAATATATAGTGAATAACATTTTTGGTACGTTTAAATTCTGGAGGTTGAGATGCTGTTTGAAGAGTTCCTTATTGCCTGCGAGGAACAGCTTGAAGGCTTCCTTGCAAGTAAACTCCCCCCTTCAGCTCTCTTCGAAGAGCTAAAGCGACTTGCGCGTTATATAGATCCCGAAGAATTCAAATCTTTTCCTTCTCTCAAAGAATATCTCACCCCCTTTTTGCATTATTACTCGGTATTTCAGAATTTACCCCCCGAAAGACAACGCAAGAGAGCAGAAAACGGCTTCAAAATGATTCAAAAAATGCGAAAACTGTTTTTGCTGACGAGGAAAGAAGAAATCGAAAATCTAAAATTCGACAGAATTAACTCTGAAGCGAGCGTAAAGTTTGCAAGAGGTGTTGGAGAAGCACGAGCTAAATTGTTACAGCGTTTTGGCATTGAAAAAGTTAGAGACCTGCTCTGGTGGCTGCCAAGGGATTATGAGGATAGACGTAAAATTATCCCTTTGTCTTCGATTCGTCCGGGTGAAAAGGTTACGCTCCTTGCTGAACTGCTGAATTACTCCATCAAGAGGGTAAAAGATTATGTGATCGTGACCGCCGTTATTTCCGACGGATTCGGACAGATGCTCCTAAAATGGTTTAATCAGGAGTACATAACTAAGTATCTCAAAAAAGGTGCGCGATATCTTATTACTGGAGTCCCAAAGAAGAATCCTTTTGGTCCATATGAAATGAACTCTCCCGAGTTTGAAGAAATAAGTGGTGAACCAAAACGCGAAATATTACCGATATATAGTTTAACTAGCGGACTCACACAGAAAATGATGCGCCGTATCATTCGAAAGAATCTCGCGGTACTGAAGGTTTTTGAAGAGTTTATTCCGCAAACATTTCTTGAAAAGAGAGATCTGCTTCCAAGGGAACATGCAATGCTGGCGGTCCACTTTCCAAAAAGCCTTTACGAGGTAAAAAAAGCCAGGGAAAGACTTTCTTATGAAGAACTTTTCCTCTTCGAGGTGGCACTCCTTCATAACAAGGAGAAGTTGAAACACAAGAACCTTGGATTGAGTAAGCGAATAGCTGGCGAGCTATCCAGACGTTTTATAGAAGCACTTCCATTCAAACCTACCGAAGATCAGCTAAAAGCCTTTAATGAAATTAGAGATGATTTGAAATCGCCAATGCCTATGAACAGAATGCTTCAAGGAGATGTTGGTTCAGGAAAGACCCTTGTCGCGGAATTGGCTATCATTGACAATTTTGAAGCGGGTTATCAGAGTGCTATGATGGTCCCCACCTCGGTGTTAGCTATACAACAGTATGACAAATTGCGTGAAGATCTTAGCAAAATCGGCATTAAAGTAGGGCTTCTTGTCGGATCCATGAAGAAGAGCGAACAGGAAGCAGTTAAAAGAGCACTCACACTGGGGGAGATCGATGTTATTGTAGGCACACACGCCCTAATTCAGGAGAACGTTAATTTCAAAGATCTGGGTCTCGTAATAGTAGATGAACAACACAGATTCGGTGTTAGACAGCGTGAAGCGCTCATGAACAAGGGGAATCTGGTGGATACCCTTGTTATGACAGCCACCCCCATTCCGAGAACCCTTGCTCTTACAGCATATGGTGATCTCGATATTTCGACCATCCGCGAAATGCCGCCCGGCAGATCTCCCGTTAGAACCCTGATAATAACGGAAAACAGGCTTCCGGAACTGTATTCTTTCATACGCGATGAAGTGGCGATGGGGCACCAGGTATTTTTCATTTATCCCCTTATCGAAGAGTCTGAAATAATGGACTTGAAAGCGGCGACAGAAGCCGCTGAGTTTCTCGGTAAGGAGGTCTTCCCGGATATAGGAGTAGAACTTCTACACGGAAAAATGAGTGATCAGGAGAAGAGCGGGATCATGGAGCGCTTCAAAAACAAAGAAACAATGATACTCGTATCGACTTCTGTGATAGAAGTTGGTATAGATATCCCGACGGCTACGGTTATGGTGATAGAACATCCAGAAAGATTTGGATTGGCACAGCTCCACCAGTTGCGTGGCAGAGTGGGAAGGAGTGCGCTGAAGTCGTATTGTATCCTTGTGTTGAACAGAGGTCTTTCCAGCGAAGCCACGGAAAGGTTGAGGAAATTCGCCTCGACAAGCGACGGTTTTAAAGTGGCAGAAATTGATTTGAGACTGAGGGGACCAGGAGAATTCATGGGGACGAGACAACATGGACTTCCCGATTTCAAAGTAGCAGATATCGTTCGTGACAGTAAATTGCTGTTTTGTGCTCGTGAAGATGCAACTGAACTAATAGAAACCGATCCTGAACTCAAACAACACCCCGGGATAAAGAAAGAGATCCTCGAGCGCTTTGGTGAAAAAATCTCGCTTATAGAGGTGGGATAATGCTGACGATAACGGGCGGTATCTACAAAGGTAGGAAAGTAGAAACGACACCGCGCGAGGTGACGAGATATACACCGCAGATGGCTAGAAAGGCTTACTTCGACATTCTGGATGTAGAGGAAAAGAGCTTCCTTGACCTTTTCTCTGGAAGCGGGGTCATGGGTATTGAGGCTTTGAGCAGAGGGGCACTGAAAGTGACATTTGTGGACAGTTCAATTATTGCCTGCAGAACTATAAAGAAGAACCTCAGAACCCTTAGGGCTTCAGAAAACAATGTTGAAATTTTTTGTCGGGATTTCAGAAGAATCATTCCTCGTCTTGAAGCTGAAGGTCGAAAGTACGATCTGGTGTTTGCCGATCCCCCTTTTGAAAGGGCTTATTTCGAACAACTTCTCACCAACTTCACCACACACTGTGTGATAAATACGGAAGGTACTGTGACTATTGAAGCGCCAGGAAACGCCAGGGAAATAATTGAGAAAAAAACGCGTGAATCAAAGTTGAGATTAGATGATATAAGGAAATATGGTGGTATCTATCTGTACTTTCTGAAGGTGAGGACATGAGATTTTTAGCCGATAGGATGCTCGGTAAGCTTGCGAAAAAGCTGAGGATTTTGGGATTCGATACTCTATATTTTAACGAGATAAGCGAAGAAGACCTGCTTAAAATTGTTCTCGAAGAGAATAGAGTATTGTTGACCCGGGATAGGGAGTTTCATGCGAAAGCAGTAAAAGCAGGCAGCCGGAGCTTCTTGTTGAAATCCAATTACTGGCAGGGTCAGCTGCGAGCAGTATTCCAGAGATTCAAATTGCAGCCGGAATTCTTCAAGCCTTTCAGTCGATGCTCTAAATGTAATGCTGAACTGGAAAAAGTTGATCCTGATGACATAAAAACCAAGGTTCCGGATTATGTCTTCTTTACTCAGGTGGAATTTCTACGCTGCACTGGTTGTGGGCAGATCTACTGGAAGGGCACTCACGTTCCCAGAATAATTAATGCTCTCAGTGATTTTATCAATGAAGGTGGCCACCATGATGATCGATAACGTTCTTAGTTTGATCAGCGAACTTTCTCGAGAGTTGGACGAAGAATTTCTGAACATATCCAGAAAAATTGAAACCCCCTGTTCTCTTTTTCTCTTCGAGAAGTATCGGGAGCGTTTAAAAGAATACAGAACAAGTGATGGCACTCCCGACAGACAGATCTATGTTGAGAACACCACAGACCTGTTGAAACGTGAAATGATAGTAGGGAATTTCCTCACCAGACAGGGTGAGATACTTGAGAAAAAACGCCTGACCTTATTGCCCCTGTTCAGGGGAAGGTCCCTGTTCGGTGCTATCGTCTTCTGGAAACTTGAACCCGTTAGAAAAAGGCTTCCACAGGTCGACAGGCTGGCTTTTCTCATAGAATTGCTTGTAAGACTTTCCGAGGGCTATGAGGCTGCCAGACAATTGGAGATCTCGAAGAAATTGACGGAAGTCTCTGAAAAATGCCTCGATGAAGAGGAACTTGTAGAAAAAAGTATAGAGATAGCTAGGGAACTACTAAGAGT
This genomic interval from Kosmotoga pacifica contains the following:
- a CDS encoding NAD(P)H-dependent glycerol-3-phosphate dehydrogenase, coding for MKISVIGAGSWGTAMSKVLSDSGHEVLLWVREKELLELLNEQRRSYYIEDLTLPEGIRFTGDIHECFEFSNLLFNAVPVQYIRSVFGRLNLEDKTVVNLSKGIELVSLKRPSEIFKELGTFRVVTISGPSYADEVAREIPTTVVSAAENIQDARFVRDIFRTNYFRVYSSDDLVGVEISGALKNVIAIAAGIIDGLGGWYNTKASLITRATVEFIRLGSRLGAKPGTFGGLAGIGDLIVTCTGKYSRNRAVGEELAKGKKIEEILKNKKTVAEGVPTCKAIFELSKRLNVELPISIEVYRVIYEEKDPRIAIEELMTRKQKDEISWLQNL
- the trmB gene encoding tRNA (guanosine(46)-N7)-methyltransferase TrmB, whose amino-acid sequence is MNVNVDTLKYFIDPASMSLPVDTKNIFGKDRELFLEVGFGNGEFLVEMAENHPEYNFFGLELSLISLVKVQKQLYKKGLENVRVALVDARFGVRELFSRESFSGFYMNFPCPWPKKSHARKRLNDREFLTSIAAILKKDGFFQLYTDDDNFAMDFKRSAEATGCFKDIELVKNPQMGVNTRYEQKWKKENRDIFRVYGVKVMTPNIEKITGGEEMPHSWIGGVIDIDNLKKIINERFSENGTTYIYKNIYLDLFNERYLVETIAVDGDFEQKFYIEVKRKSKKDAWIVRLNGHGLPYRTKAVKRAVYGLAEILKKGE
- the hpt gene encoding hypoxanthine phosphoribosyltransferase, whose translation is MDIEPSMLKVLFTKEEIIETVKRLAKEITEYYAPLTDEITAVCILKGSVHFYSDLLKELDLKVRYNFVHVSSYSGTTTTGKVRVKTWVDESLTGKYVLLVEDIVDTGNTLRYIINYIWKQRPADVKLVSLLEKTVHEHGVEIDFVGQKIDDKFVIGYGLDYDEFYRNLPYIGYVPKKEG
- the recG gene encoding ATP-dependent DNA helicase RecG is translated as MLFEEFLIACEEQLEGFLASKLPPSALFEELKRLARYIDPEEFKSFPSLKEYLTPFLHYYSVFQNLPPERQRKRAENGFKMIQKMRKLFLLTRKEEIENLKFDRINSEASVKFARGVGEARAKLLQRFGIEKVRDLLWWLPRDYEDRRKIIPLSSIRPGEKVTLLAELLNYSIKRVKDYVIVTAVISDGFGQMLLKWFNQEYITKYLKKGARYLITGVPKKNPFGPYEMNSPEFEEISGEPKREILPIYSLTSGLTQKMMRRIIRKNLAVLKVFEEFIPQTFLEKRDLLPREHAMLAVHFPKSLYEVKKARERLSYEELFLFEVALLHNKEKLKHKNLGLSKRIAGELSRRFIEALPFKPTEDQLKAFNEIRDDLKSPMPMNRMLQGDVGSGKTLVAELAIIDNFEAGYQSAMMVPTSVLAIQQYDKLREDLSKIGIKVGLLVGSMKKSEQEAVKRALTLGEIDVIVGTHALIQENVNFKDLGLVIVDEQHRFGVRQREALMNKGNLVDTLVMTATPIPRTLALTAYGDLDISTIREMPPGRSPVRTLIITENRLPELYSFIRDEVAMGHQVFFIYPLIEESEIMDLKAATEAAEFLGKEVFPDIGVELLHGKMSDQEKSGIMERFKNKETMILVSTSVIEVGIDIPTATVMVIEHPERFGLAQLHQLRGRVGRSALKSYCILVLNRGLSSEATERLRKFASTSDGFKVAEIDLRLRGPGEFMGTRQHGLPDFKVADIVRDSKLLFCAREDATELIETDPELKQHPGIKKEILERFGEKISLIEVG
- the rsmD gene encoding 16S rRNA (guanine(966)-N(2))-methyltransferase RsmD → MLTITGGIYKGRKVETTPREVTRYTPQMARKAYFDILDVEEKSFLDLFSGSGVMGIEALSRGALKVTFVDSSIIACRTIKKNLRTLRASENNVEIFCRDFRRIIPRLEAEGRKYDLVFADPPFERAYFEQLLTNFTTHCVINTEGTVTIEAPGNAREIIEKKTRESKLRLDDIRKYGGIYLYFLKVRT
- a CDS encoding Mut7-C RNAse domain-containing protein — encoded protein: MRFLADRMLGKLAKKLRILGFDTLYFNEISEEDLLKIVLEENRVLLTRDREFHAKAVKAGSRSFLLKSNYWQGQLRAVFQRFKLQPEFFKPFSRCSKCNAELEKVDPDDIKTKVPDYVFFTQVEFLRCTGCGQIYWKGTHVPRIINALSDFINEGGHHDDR